A region from the Rufibacter sp. DG15C genome encodes:
- a CDS encoding DUF262 domain-containing protein, with protein sequence MNPDNTFSIAAKTCTLKHNSQEGHSTIFNSGVKYVIPIYQRPYSWKEEQIAKFLGDLLTSFWGVDGNSSEEPMFIGTMQLSANNGSGKQDIIDGQQRLTTFLILLKVLKSEFPDCGELADMDFDWLSTQVSKPTQQYYLDAFIAADLKASGDSQNPYFRNAMLMKNILMDEKTNFSNIDIDKFTKHLLSNVYFVVIETRAGLSKTLQIFNAINTTGLDLNGGDIFKIRMYEYLTDKKGQDESAFERINHLYHKIDDYNSKLNADIININEVLRIYQYILVARHGLPTTLYYQGVETFYEGLFDTVFNINHWDHFKNNISTLELSLEDLEQIIDVRYAWEKQWRSKEGFTAEDACAMHFIWSSRYTRYWNLVLVYLHKYRGTENESDNLLLFIRQLSKVFTIYSIRYQKIKSDIFYGFMHKVIDALVNKPFEETMAIINSKIGKEKDHNPGGWYDLNHFLSERLTDNPRRKGIICRLSAMLEEDYKSTQKEQINAIRKRLFESKIDIEHIQSYHDSNGELRQEIWDEWKHNINSLGNLMVLEQSINRSISNKPYEVKIQGYPTSSFSIVKNHSTLYGEWGLDKCLERKEKEKNKILNYLFN encoded by the coding sequence ATGAATCCAGACAACACCTTCTCCATTGCCGCAAAGACATGCACCCTGAAGCATAATTCCCAGGAGGGTCACTCCACCATTTTTAACAGCGGTGTAAAATATGTCATCCCAATTTACCAACGGCCATATTCGTGGAAGGAGGAACAGATAGCGAAGTTTTTAGGCGACCTGCTCACCTCCTTCTGGGGAGTTGACGGTAATTCCTCGGAAGAGCCTATGTTCATTGGCACCATGCAATTATCAGCCAACAACGGGTCTGGCAAACAAGACATCATAGACGGTCAGCAAAGGCTTACTACTTTTCTGATTCTGCTTAAAGTTTTGAAATCCGAGTTTCCTGATTGCGGTGAGCTGGCTGATATGGATTTCGACTGGTTATCCACTCAGGTGAGCAAACCTACGCAACAATACTATCTGGATGCATTCATTGCAGCCGACCTAAAAGCGAGCGGTGATTCGCAGAACCCTTATTTCCGCAATGCGATGCTGATGAAGAACATCCTGATGGATGAAAAGACCAATTTCTCCAACATTGACATTGACAAGTTTACAAAGCACCTGTTAAGCAACGTCTACTTTGTGGTCATAGAGACAAGGGCAGGTCTATCCAAAACCCTTCAGATATTCAATGCCATTAACACCACGGGCCTTGACTTGAACGGTGGTGACATCTTCAAAATCAGGATGTATGAGTATCTGACCGACAAAAAGGGCCAGGATGAGTCGGCCTTTGAAAGAATCAACCATCTCTACCATAAGATAGATGATTACAACTCAAAGCTGAACGCAGATATCATCAACATAAACGAAGTGCTGCGCATCTATCAATATATATTGGTAGCAAGGCACGGACTTCCTACAACGCTTTACTACCAGGGCGTAGAAACCTTTTACGAGGGTCTTTTTGACACGGTGTTCAACATTAACCATTGGGACCACTTCAAGAACAACATCTCCACGCTAGAACTATCACTTGAAGACTTAGAGCAGATAATTGACGTTAGGTATGCCTGGGAAAAGCAATGGAGAAGCAAAGAGGGCTTCACTGCTGAGGATGCCTGCGCCATGCACTTCATATGGAGTTCAAGATACACCAGATACTGGAATCTAGTCCTCGTCTATCTTCACAAGTACAGAGGAACTGAAAACGAATCTGACAACCTGTTACTTTTCATAAGGCAGCTAAGCAAGGTTTTCACCATCTACAGCATACGTTACCAAAAAATCAAAAGCGATATCTTCTATGGTTTCATGCACAAGGTTATTGATGCCCTGGTCAACAAGCCCTTCGAGGAAACCATGGCCATCATCAACAGCAAGATTGGCAAGGAGAAAGACCATAACCCAGGTGGCTGGTATGATTTAAACCATTTTCTTTCGGAGAGATTGACAGATAATCCAAGAAGAAAAGGTATCATTTGTAGATTGTCAGCTATGCTTGAGGAAGACTATAAATCAACTCAAAAGGAGCAGATTAACGCTATTAGGAAGAGGCTGTTTGAATCTAAGATTGATATTGAGCATATTCAGTCTTACCATGACAGCAACGGTGAATTGAGACAGGAGATATGGGACGAATGGAAGCATAACATCAATTCACTAGGAAACCTGATGGTGCTGGAGCAGTCCATAAACCGCTCGATTAGCAATAAGCCGTACGAGGTGAAAATTCAAGGGTACCCGACTAGCTCCTTCTCTATTGTAAAAAACCACTCTACTTTATACGGTGAGTGGGGCTTGGATAAGTGCCTTGAGAGAAAGGAAAAGGAGAAAAACAAAATCCTGAACTATCTCTTCAATTAA
- a CDS encoding phospholipase D-like domain-containing protein, producing MKILQPHRISTEILDIIYEAKQYLIIVSPYVNFKYWESIASALSNANKRGVRIDFFVRNEPDNSASWEQVESLGIIPRLVSNLHAKFYFNEKNGVISSMNLLSSSNSNSIEIGCKLETMEELDELKRFVKDYVTTNEVKEKPSEDDLYVSKEKFLTVLENYLSNDTKSRSSAYFKNGAIHIKACSNSITMTMDKVKNKVYLDAILSQDEAEMYNSEQSKYLTPGYFVYQFNKGGNGYHNTVGAWSQARLSNSYLENLRVEEKKQLIYEISEFVKNVTKLKDACYAAYKASKAKPSLEINPIKISSED from the coding sequence ATGAAAATTCTTCAACCGCACAGAATCAGCACCGAGATTCTAGACATCATATATGAGGCGAAACAATACCTAATCATCGTCTCACCCTACGTCAACTTCAAATACTGGGAGAGCATAGCAAGCGCCCTTAGCAACGCCAACAAGCGTGGGGTACGGATTGATTTTTTCGTTCGCAACGAGCCTGACAACTCCGCTAGTTGGGAGCAGGTAGAGAGCCTAGGCATCATCCCAAGGCTTGTAAGCAACCTGCACGCAAAGTTCTACTTCAACGAGAAGAACGGTGTCATCTCATCCATGAACCTGCTGAGCAGCAGTAATAGCAACTCCATTGAGATAGGGTGCAAGTTGGAAACCATGGAAGAGTTGGACGAGCTTAAAAGGTTCGTCAAGGACTACGTCACCACCAACGAGGTAAAGGAGAAACCCAGTGAAGATGACCTGTACGTCAGCAAGGAGAAGTTCCTGACCGTTCTTGAGAACTACCTTAGCAACGATACCAAGAGCAGGTCAAGCGCCTATTTCAAGAACGGTGCCATACACATCAAAGCTTGCTCTAACAGCATCACCATGACGATGGACAAGGTAAAGAACAAGGTCTACCTTGACGCCATACTGTCCCAGGACGAGGCTGAAATGTACAACAGCGAGCAGTCCAAATACCTGACGCCTGGATATTTTGTCTATCAGTTTAACAAAGGCGGGAACGGCTACCACAATACCGTAGGCGCTTGGTCACAGGCAAGGCTTTCTAACTCCTATCTGGAGAACCTTCGGGTTGAAGAGAAAAAGCAGTTGATTTATGAGATTTCAGAGTTTGTAAAGAATGTCACCAAGCTCAAAGATGCCTGCTATGCGGCTTATAAAGCAAGTAAGGCCAAACCCTCGCTAGAAATCAATCCCATAAAAATTTCATCTGAGGATTAA
- a CDS encoding HNH endonuclease has protein sequence MEATETLIENYGILASMSWNSNKWAGDPSKEDLGRSKYTYVQNKLHTHESLNFGHEIYPSEEDGYYIGYTPMLRKPPAFDKSSSVKIIFLSSSDYKNSNRKLIIGFYGNPEFGQEFPRLSKHRLFRKYDGGNIKALPEDIIYFDKPLVISNESVAKEGLLPEGKLISQRGFNYLNSDNVYTILLQAQSLNQQNHKLNAYVKNYPIRVAETKEQATSEDYYNAISDADADTLKGILELEKKMAKQTPEVRQRIASFIERGAISSKVKKLTGYKCLICDSLKENPYSFKKPNGDFYIETHHVEQVSTLNKGVLGINNLITVCANHHRQLHYGDSLLVERTATSFKFKIDGKTIKIDAIKIP, from the coding sequence GTGGAAGCAACAGAAACACTCATAGAAAACTACGGTATCCTAGCCTCTATGTCATGGAACAGCAATAAATGGGCAGGTGACCCAAGCAAGGAAGACTTAGGCCGCTCCAAATACACGTATGTTCAGAATAAACTACATACACATGAGAGTCTGAATTTTGGGCATGAAATCTATCCATCAGAAGAAGATGGTTATTACATAGGCTACACACCTATGCTTAGAAAGCCCCCCGCTTTTGATAAATCAAGTTCAGTCAAAATTATATTCCTTAGCAGTAGTGATTATAAGAACTCTAATAGAAAACTAATCATTGGGTTTTATGGAAACCCTGAGTTTGGCCAGGAATTTCCCCGCTTATCAAAGCATAGGCTATTTAGGAAATATGATGGCGGTAATATAAAAGCACTCCCTGAAGACATTATTTACTTTGACAAACCTTTGGTTATAAGCAATGAAAGTGTTGCAAAGGAAGGTCTGTTACCAGAAGGAAAGCTTATCTCCCAACGAGGGTTCAATTATTTGAACTCTGACAACGTATACACCATACTTTTACAAGCACAGAGCCTGAACCAACAAAATCACAAGCTTAATGCTTATGTAAAAAATTATCCTATAAGGGTTGCTGAAACAAAGGAGCAGGCCACCTCCGAAGACTATTACAATGCTATCTCAGACGCTGATGCAGACACCTTAAAAGGCATATTGGAGCTAGAAAAAAAGATGGCAAAGCAGACCCCTGAGGTAAGACAGAGAATTGCCTCATTTATTGAACGTGGTGCTATTTCATCAAAGGTAAAGAAGCTGACAGGATACAAGTGTCTTATCTGTGATTCACTAAAGGAAAACCCCTATTCATTCAAGAAGCCAAATGGCGACTTCTACATTGAAACACACCATGTCGAGCAGGTTTCCACTTTAAACAAGGGTGTTCTTGGGATAAACAACCTCATCACCGTTTGTGCCAACCACCATAGGCAGCTACATTACGGAGACTCTTTATTAGTAGAACGAACAGCTACCTCGTTCAAATTTAAGATTGATGGGAAAACGATAAAAATTGATGCTATTAAGATACCTTAA
- a CDS encoding site-specific DNA-methyltransferase codes for MEDNSVDLVLIDLPFGTTRAKWDIPLDLDKLWSELIRVTKSNSAILMFSQAPYDKVLASSNMKMFRYEIIWSKTHATGHLNAMKMPMKSHENILVFYKKLPVYNPQKTYGHKLKTVKAESRKTAETTIYNKHDKHIDYASTERYPRSVVRFASDRQKLSLHETQKPIDLLEYFIRTYTNEGALVLDTCSGSGSLAAACINTNRRFICMEKDENFHRLSVERIEQMPTSIQK; via the coding sequence ATGGAAGATAATTCAGTTGACCTGGTATTAATAGACTTACCGTTCGGAACAACACGTGCCAAGTGGGATATACCTTTAGACCTTGATAAACTTTGGTCTGAGCTAATTAGGGTCACTAAAAGCAATTCAGCCATTCTTATGTTCAGCCAAGCTCCCTATGACAAGGTATTGGCGTCTAGCAACATGAAAATGTTTCGTTATGAAATAATCTGGTCCAAAACTCATGCTACAGGTCACCTAAATGCTATGAAAATGCCAATGAAGAGCCACGAAAACATTCTGGTTTTTTATAAAAAACTACCAGTTTACAATCCACAGAAGACCTATGGTCATAAACTCAAGACGGTAAAAGCCGAGAGTAGGAAGACCGCAGAGACGACCATATATAATAAGCATGACAAGCACATAGACTACGCCTCGACTGAGCGGTATCCTAGGAGCGTGGTGAGGTTCGCATCCGATAGGCAGAAGCTAAGCCTTCACGAGACGCAGAAGCCCATAGACCTCTTAGAATACTTCATAAGGACATACACAAACGAAGGCGCATTGGTACTTGACACATGCTCTGGGTCTGGAAGCTTGGCTGCCGCCTGTATTAACACCAACAGACGGTTCATCTGCATGGAAAAGGACGAGAACTTCCATCGGCTATCTGTAGAGCGGATAGAGCAGATGCCAACCAGTATTCAGAAATAG
- a CDS encoding DNA/RNA non-specific endonuclease, with amino-acid sequence MRKLLYISTLVWLTVAGCKETEVVPKQSQDLPLSEHLTLGNPSNATTDESNFNNFLMEKPQYALSYSRDRGTPNWVSWHLTQDWIGSAARQDDFRPDNTLPTGWYRVTASSYTGSGFDRGHNTPSADRTKSVADNSATFLMTNMLPQAPNNNQQTWARLEDYTRDLVQAGNEVYVIMGNYGTGGTGSNGTKSTIDNGRVTVPSQIWKVILVLPMGNDDTNRVTTSTRVIAVNTPNINTINSSWGIYRTSVDEIEKATGYDLLSRLPDDIEAFLESKVDTGPTQ; translated from the coding sequence ATGAGAAAGCTTCTCTACATTTCAACCCTTGTATGGCTAACCGTTGCAGGCTGTAAAGAGACCGAGGTGGTGCCGAAGCAAAGCCAAGATTTGCCGCTAAGCGAGCATCTCACCCTAGGCAACCCAAGCAACGCCACCACAGATGAGAGCAACTTCAACAACTTCTTAATGGAAAAGCCACAGTATGCGCTCTCCTACAGCCGAGACCGAGGCACCCCAAACTGGGTGAGTTGGCACCTTACCCAAGATTGGATTGGAAGCGCAGCACGCCAGGACGACTTCAGACCTGACAACACCCTGCCAACTGGGTGGTACAGGGTGACGGCAAGTAGTTACACTGGAAGCGGGTTTGACCGTGGCCACAACACTCCCTCGGCCGATAGAACCAAATCGGTAGCAGACAACTCGGCCACCTTTCTAATGACCAATATGCTGCCACAAGCCCCGAATAATAATCAACAAACCTGGGCTAGACTAGAAGACTACACAAGAGATTTAGTACAAGCGGGCAATGAGGTATATGTCATCATGGGTAATTATGGAACTGGCGGCACTGGTAGTAATGGCACAAAAAGCACCATTGACAACGGGCGGGTAACGGTGCCGAGCCAGATATGGAAGGTGATACTGGTTCTGCCTATGGGCAATGATGATACCAATAGAGTGACTACTAGCACGAGGGTGATAGCAGTTAACACCCCAAACATTAATACTATCAATTCATCTTGGGGCATTTACAGGACGTCCGTTGATGAGATTGAGAAAGCAACGGGCTATGACCTTCTAAGCCGCCTACCAGACGACATCGAGGCTTTTTTGGAAAGCAAGGTGGACACTGGGCCAACGCAGTAA